The following nucleotide sequence is from Fundulus heteroclitus isolate FHET01 chromosome 24, MU-UCD_Fhet_4.1, whole genome shotgun sequence.
ACCCCCGTTGAGCTGGCTCTGGTTGTGGTGGGCCGCGTTGGGCTGGCCTGTGACAGACGACGGCCGGCGGAACGGCAGGGACCCCCCCACCTGGGGGTTCTGGGGCTGCTGCACTGGGCGGTTCATGCTGTAGAACTGAGGCGCACCTGCAGACAGAcggcagcagagggcagcagagagcCGGTTACGTTGGCCAGAGCTTTGCATCAACAGCATGAATAATCCAGAGCTCAGCTACACGGTGCACATCTGCTTAGGCTCCAAATGATTTAAAACTGGatttaaaatcaactttttcatggtttttttaattctgcaaCATTTAGACAGATCAACGACATCCAGATGTCAGCCAGGGTTTGTCAGTGTGTCATGTTGAATTAAATGTTAGAATAATGACAACTGGAACTGAGCCGGTTCATTTAAACCTTTTCTCCTCTTAGCCCAGGAAGCTTTACGTGTAAAACAACCTGAGATAAGGACAGAAGTCCAAGTTCCTCTctgaaaacaacaactaaaaaagGGGTCAAGCAGAAAAGACAGAAAGCAGACGGTTCATGCATTTTACATGACAACAGCGCGTCTGGAGAGACGGCGTGTAGGATGAAGGGAGGAGGATGGAGCAAGCGGAGGGATGACGGGACGTCTGAGGAGCTGCATGACAATCACACTGGCTGCCTCACATTCACACGTTCAGTAAATCAGACGGAGCCTCGCTGATTGTCTCAGCTTCTTCACAACCTTCTTATGGCTTCAACACGGCAGAGCGGTGCCTGACCGTTAAGGAAACTGGCTGACAGCTTCAGGCTAAGTAGCAATACCACAATCTGCCATTATTCCTGAGAGTTGGGTTCAGAAGCCTCCGTGTGGGTAAAGGCAAACATATAGGCGACTAGAGGTCTTCATTACAGAAAGCTGCAGGATCCAGGAACCCTGAGAACCACTGCTGTCTACCAAAGAACCACAGCAGCTAAAGCAGAACCACCAGACTGGCTGGAAAAGATAAACTTCTCTTTTTACTCACTCATTGGTGCTTTGAACCCTCTAATAGGACCAGACGGTACATCAGAAAGCACCTCCATAAACTAGAAATACTGACAATTATCAAGACATTCATTTTAAGCTGTTGCTCAGTGACTTCCTTTAGATGAAGAacaatgaattcaaactcaTTTTACCtaaattggttttaaaaaagaaaaactgaatgcgtgctctctgaactctgaagtGGGTGGGGCTTGGTGGCAGagggttcctgggtctgcgctgtgattggctgggaggatgtaatgactgtagtattaacctagaATGCTAAAGGAAGGAGGAGTGTTCTCCTTTTTATTCCCTCACACCACGTCTATCCATGGATGTATATACGGTAGTTACTGAATTACCGTCCAGCCCTACCCAAACCAAGCTGAGGCACAATGTGAGGGGGGGCGACATGGAGGGTGGGGGACGTGCACCGGTGGGCTTCTCCcgccaggggggggggggggtgcactcACCTTGTGCGGGGTTGCCATAAGGAGCGGGGCCGGTGCTTGTGGGGGCCATGGAGGCGGGGAGCtgaggagggggtggggggacaGGAGGAATCTCTACGGGGGGGTTGGGGGCTTGTTGGGGGCCGTCGAGGACAGGAGGAGGCGGCCCGGGGGTGGTGGCAGTGTTAGGGGGAGATTTGGCCGTgttgggtgggggaggggctgCACCTGATGGGTAAGGTGAGGGTTAAAGATCaggaagaaagaagagaaaggtGAGGGAGGTGGAGACAAGATCAGAGCGAGAAGGAGAGAAAAGCAGATCCTGAGCCACGCCCGGATGAAGTCAGGCCAGCAGCCATAGAGGAAACAACAAGAGGCGTTACCTGGGAAGACTGGGGGCGGGGCCGGCGTTGGCACGGCGATGGGCACGCCCACACTGCCGCTGCcgctgttctccctgctgctgctgcgactGCTGCTGGGGTGGCTCCCCCCGCTGCTCCCGCTGCTGGTGACGGGCGGCACAACACGTCAGAACACGAACAACATGTGGAACCAGAACTAAACCCGAACTAAACCCGAGCCCAGGAGCAGCGGGAGCCAAGCTCTGAGCTCTGCTACTATACAGCACGCCTGATTCACAGCCTAACGGCAGAAAACAAAGAGAATCCATTACAGCGAATCAGACCGTGGCTTTTATTACAACGGCATTCCTAAGGTTAGACTTTaagactgtttttatttagttccACCTGAAACTAtgatgatggagaaaaaaaaaaaaggaacaaagtaATAttgagaaatacaaaaaaatagaaacactgACCAACAGAATAAAATCCTCATTTGAACgtttcatttagtttttcttcacTTTATGTTTAGCATGTTCAATGTGTTTGATGTGAATATTAAGAACGGCAGAGAAAGCAAAGAGGTGAGAGGCAAACACTGACATCGTCTAACGGGTCAGTGGAAGCCTCTGCAGAGactaaatgtagaaataaagcAGCTGGAAGCCTGAACGGACAGACAACACAGGGCAGAGACGCAAACGTGTGATGGCGTGACAGCAGGAAGCGTCGGGGCATgtgaggaagatgaggaggacGAGCTGTGGATGGAGATACAGTCAGAGGAAAGAGGGGAAGATTTTCCTGCTCTCGTTACAGGCTAACGTTGTTTGCTGGCCCACAGACGGGGCGCAGACTCAGAGCGGGCCTTACGCCTGGGAGGAGGGGTTGGACGGCGCGTGGGTCTAAAAAGAGCCTCTTTACCAAGAGTCAGCAGAGGAGGAAAGGTTGTGACAGGCCGGCTGGCATTAGAAGAGAGGTGCAGGAAAACAAGAAGTAGAGGGGCTTCTTAAAGTCTGAGTGAACAGAGGCATGCTGGGAGGTGGGAGGAGGGGCGAGGGGTACCTGTACGTGCGGTTCCTCTGATTAACGGATGCAGTGCGTGCGGGGCTCTGCTGGGGGTGCGGCATGTTGCGCGTCGGGCTCGAGACGTAGTCGTTAGGGACAACGGGCGGACGCACCGGCTCGAGCGTCCGGAAGGGGGAGTGGCGcctgtggggtggggggttaggAGGAGGCCGGGGGTGGGtggagagggagagggggagCATTCAAGGGTGAGTGtggggggaaaggagggggaggagaGTAAGAAACAAAGTGCAAACTTAAAAATGACAGATGGCACACAGTAGGACAACAGGTGAGGTCACTGCTGTTGGTGGAGAGACGCCTCCATCACACTGAGCTGTCCTCCTGCTTAGGTCCACGTCTTCATGGACACTTATCAGTCTAAGCTTCTGCTGAGAGTCCCGCCTGACTCCACTCACAGGTTTTCTGTCTTTCCATGGCAGAGACAGCTCAGAGAAACGGGCATTTTGAAGCCAGAACTCAGACATTAGTGAACGGACGCTAAAATCAATGTAAAGAAAATGTTCTGTTACATCAGGGCCAGCGATGTGGTTCTGGAGATTCTGTTAGAAAGATTCATTGGTCGGGGGGGATTTCTTCTACACACGCCGGGTGGTTCCAGCAGAGCACATGTCCAGGTTAGGTCAGCACCCTCGCCTCAGCCCCCCAACACTGAGGAGCGGAGCTGGAAAGGTGTGGACGAGCCCACAGGCCCAGTTCCACCGGCTCTGTCTGGGAGAACGGGCCACAAATCAAGCCTTTGGTAAAGAAGCTCAAACCATCTGACCCAAACCGTCCAGCTTTACACTGAGGAACCGTATGGAAACGTAGAAAATAGAGACAATGTCACCAGTCCTAACTCGCCTAAAGGCAAAAAACTTTAGTGGGTCTAATGTCAATTTCTTTTGCTTTAAAGTTGGTGTGTAAATGTTTCCATGTCTGGAAGttggtttagttttagtttatttctccTAAATTGACCCTAAAGAATTTTCTGAATATTTCAgtatatcaaataaaaaataaaaacgtttagCGATGGTTACAGCTGAAATGTAAGACCCTTAAGTCTCACCCTTCTCGGCTAAGGCAGGTGAAAGTCCAGGAGGCCTCAGAGGGCTTTATTACGGCTACATCCCACAGCGTTAGCAAAGTCTAAGAGCTTATATTCACAGAGTTACTTTATCTCcatcatgtttaacagaaaAAAGATGTTTTCCCTCCCGCTTGTGCGCAGAAACAATGTTccaaaaatgtctgaaagcagCTTTTAGCCCAACAGCAGCTCGGATGACTTTGAAGATGAGGAAACAGAGAGTGAGTGATCAGGGCCTGCAGGAGGAGCCTTTCTCAGCTGCAGCAGCCGCCTGAGCACCGTCTGGATGAGGAGGATGCAGCAGCCGGGCGTGCTGACGCAAATAAAAAGGTGGAGAATAAATGGAAACCTGATGCATCGGGGATGATGGCTATGCATCCAGAAGGGACAAACAGCACACTTCTCACCAACAGACAAGTCAAGgtacaagacaaaaacacacacggCACTCTGGGACAGGTTTACCAGCAGCTCCAGTGGAGCTCCTGCAGGATAAACACACCTTTATAGAGTTAGGTCACAGAACAAGAGCATGGGAGAACGTCCGCTGCTGTGAGAAACGCTGACACAGCAGAACAGGTACAACTATGgtggcttttctttttaaagaagggTCCCCAGAAATAATACCAATATGGAGAAATGTTTGCTATGAGCCTGAGCAGAGCTGAGCTCTTTGTTTTAGGCTGAAGGTTCAGAGCTTTTATGCTTTTTGATAAACAGGAGCTCAATCTGGGACTGTAGAGACCAGAACTGGCAAGTTAAAAGTTGAGGGTTATGACTGGAAGATTGGAGAAAACGAGGCTGAAATCAGGAGGGATCCACACGGTGCACCATCTCCATGAACTGCTCTGTACTCCTAAATGCTTTTCATTTAAGACTAAACCTTAAGATCTGCACACAGAAGTTACCAATAAACTAAACCTTTGATTTACAGTCCGATATGTTACTCAGGAGAAATATCAGCATTTCTACTTAAATctgttctaaaaataaaaccaaaacaaagctggACTCTGGAGCCTTGAGAACCTTTTGCTATGccacttttttcttccactcaactttccatgagCATGTTTACATGAGGCAGCGCTGAGCAGCCAGCTTCTAGCAGGGACGTTTCCTGGCTTACCCCCTTACTTCACTTACTGTTTTCTGTGCTGGCACGttgtaatattaacattttctgaCTTCCTAATAGCTTTTATTTGGTACTTTTCCAGTTTGGCTTCATTTCTTTTGTCAATAAAAGGCCAATAGTTTTTGAATGATTGAGAATGAAatctttcttttcctcatggTTTTAGGAGAAGGGCTGAAACGTTAGCTGCTCAGGCTCCAGCAGGCCACATGCAGGTGTTAATAATGCACCATGTAGCGTTGATGTTTTATTAATGACGACCTGAGAAAGGCCAACTAGGAGCTCATGTGTCGTTAATCCGGCTCACATCCAGCCCAGCCGCTTGGTACCAGCCGCTTGGTACCAGCCGCTTGGTAAAGCACGACCCAGTCCACCTCTGGGAGATGTGGAGCCGGTCAGCGTGGAAACCCTGAAAGAGAGGAGCACAGCCAGAACAAAGCCGGTGGTCCGGTGCAGCTTACATACCCAAGGGTCCCTTTGCCTGACATGGGCGGGCTGGGGGGCTTCTGTGTGGGGGGGTTGGTGCGAGGGAGGGCACCTCCTCCGGCTTTCATGTTCTGAGCGCTGGCCTGTGGCAGGAGGACAGATGTGTGAACATCTGCTGGTTAGTTAAAGCACCACAATAACGCCTAgatatgagaaagaaaacagcagcagctgcacagCTAGTCTGACTACGAGGTCTGAAAACCTCCCTAGAGGCCAGGAACTCAGACACCTGGACTGCATTAAGACCCCAGAGCGAGACCTTAGAGGGTCGCTTCAGTCCAGTGAGCATGTCCACtgcagaggagaggaagaaagcGTGGACTAGACTGGTTCATGCTTTAAAGGTGCGGTCATGTCTTCAGGCCTCCACCTTCAGCTCGTCTCTGGCGGTTCTGAACCAGAGAAGGGACGACTACAGGTCTGGGCTCAGTTCTGCTTTAGGTAGAGCAGCTCAGGAAGCCTGGGGTTATGAGCCATGGTGGGATGAGAGCCTCCCTCAGCTGCAGCACTCTGGGTGCTGCTGCAGGCAAACGGTCAAGACAAGCTTACAGTTTAACCCTAACGTCATTATTTTAGGAACgagaagaaaaacatcaaaacataaAGGAGAGAAACTGAAACAAAGCCCACTCCCACCTCATTTCaggcttttactttgaaagtcTTACCTTGAACCTTTGCAACCACTGTGGTTGACAACAAAGAGGCGTTTTGGCAGcagtgagagagaaagagaagaaacCAGGGGGTTAGCAGGTGGAAGAAGTGCAAAGCTCCCTGTTCACATCCACAGATACATCTCTGTGGCGTCTGTGTCCGTCTCTGGACACAGTGGGTGTGAAGCAAGCCTTCCACAACAAACCACTAACATTATCATAGGAGAGGAAGACAGCAGAGAGACGGTGACAGACTTTACAGTTAGTTTCCTGGTGAAACAGACAGAAGAATTGATTTTTCTCTTACGTTACTTCTCAATGCACTGAAACCTGAGAGCTGTCTAATGTTTGACCTCCCCGTGTCCTCTACATTACATTTCTCTGGctacaacaataaaaaacacaccATGCTATTCATTCATATTCACTTTATTCACCAAATAACATCCCATCCGACTTTCTTTACTGGAGATCATTTCAAAGGATGGATGTGATCTGATCCAGTTTCACATGTAAATACAGACTTAATGTTTCTCTGGCCAGCAACTTAAAAAGCCAGCATAATGAAGTACGCTGGTTCATCCTGAGATGAAAAGCTTTGTTGAGACATCTTTATTAACGTTGAGGTCTTGTTTTCACTCTATAACCAGATAATCAGACCACAGCGTTTTATTGTCTCACCCTATCAGGGTAATTAGGCCCCAATTCCTTTAGTTCATCCATTCAATTTTCTCATGATCTCCCGCTTATGTTGCCATTGTTAGATGGAGAGCTGCACGTCTTAAATTCTTAACTTATTTCTACCCAGAGACTCTCAGCTGGTTCTAAGTCAGgagtgtcaaacatacggcccgtgggccggttccggcccgctgaacaatttagtctggcctggtggctaaatgcattatcattattaaaaaaaaaaaaagtcctgtctggcaatgtgacaataagaattaacttgtcttaatgccaaaattagctcatcagatttgactttcacaagtggagcagtactgcttttgccatagtgctccgcttgatttatgaatgtgaatagttttattatgattcatgcggggaatatctcaaatgatatggacactacaatgggaaagtaggagaggaaaggaagaacaagaagaaaaaaaaaagaaaaggtcaaagaaagaggagataaaatgaagagaatgataaaacaattattgaaaaaaacatgtactttgtttaattgaaaatctgctgttcctatattgtccacgaggggcgctgtgttttaatcagcagatggtagcactgagcttcagatgtggaaaattaattttaaatcatttcttaatttttatctgtttgatgtattttgtcatgtaggacagtgtttataagttccaaaaaatgtgaataaaggtttttcaacattgtacaatcactgtgatcagttcttatgcataatgcacaagtaaatgtttaactgagtaaaagtattgttgaaattgcacatacttaatttaatataaaaatcaaaaagtccacatttattagttgtatttaatcttgcaatgagtttactcgtgtggccctcttgagatcagattaagctgaatgcggcccctcaaccaaaatgagtttgacacccctggtctaagtGATCCATTGATCCCACACCAGAGCGTTACCGATGAGCCGTGGGAACCCTTTAACCGGGTCAGACACCAGAACAACACCGTTAGCCGCTCCAAAACATGCTTGGCTGTGTGAAAAAGCGAGTTAGATGAGGTGGCAGACAGAAGAAGCTCAGCCAGAGCTCACCTTGACGCCGTGGCCCATGTCGTCCAGCAGGCTGTAGTCGATGGGTTTGCGGATGTAGCGGACGGGCCTCTCTGGGTTGGCGGGGGCGATGATCTTGTGCGTGCGGGACGTGTTCTTGTTGGTGGTGAGGATGCCGATCTCTCGCCGCGCCACTTTCTCTTTGTGGATGTCCACCGTCTGAGGGAGGTCAAGCAGGAACGGTGACTAAACCGGCTCAAAAAGCTCAAACTGTCGGGCTGCGGGCACCGCCCCCCCGGCCCCCCCACCTGTGAGATGTGGTTGATGGAGGACTCCATGCGGCGCAGCTGTGACGCCTGGATGTCGAGCATCTGCAGCACGTTGTTGGCCAGCGTGTTGATCAGGTAGGCCACGCTGGCCAGGGACTGGGTGGTGTAGTTCTTGGTCTCCTCCAGCGCCCTCTGCTTGTCTGGAGACTGAACCAGGAACAAGCGTCCACATGTTAGAGCCCAGCCAGCGCCATGGTTTGGGTTAACCTGAGCAATCCTACCTGCAGGAACATCTGTTCTAAGCACCACCTAGGGTTGTCAATATTTCCAGCTTTAAACCTGACGCTGATGCTGAGAAGAATACTGGATAGTACTTCTCAGGAAACAGAAACCTTTTCTAAAGGGTTTCCTTCTGACAACGACCAGAAAACTGAAACCAGAGGCGATATTTTCCTCGTGTTGATTAAAGAGCGGGGAGCTAAGCTCCCATTGGCTCGTAGAACCCGCCCTGGAGCAGAACCTGTTATCCTTACCCAGGTGAACCGCTCCACTTACCGTCATGCTGACTTTAGGCCACATCAGGCCTGGTGGTGTTTTAGTCCTAGTGCCCACTTAGGGAGGTGAAGCCATTCAGTTTCTGTCCTTACACATTATTTAGAATCAAACATAGAAATACTATCAAGTAAATGGGACAGCCCCCCGTCCCATTTACTTATATTTGGAAGCGTGAGCCTTTAAGGAGGACattgtgattttgaaactagaACCTGCCAGTCAGAAGTGTCTACTAGCCCTTTGTGCTGAGATATCTGTCTAGAGTCaagaagaaaggaaacaaagcaGCATACCATTGTAGTCTTAGCTTGTTAGACTATCGTCATTCAACTACACTACAATTAGCTACTCAGAAACTCTGTGACACAGACCCACACTACAGCTGAAGATTGTAACCCTGTAAGACACACTGTTGCAGAATTACATCTTTTTGTCATcccaaaataaatctttttttttgcttcaactGCATGAAGTCACTCATTGGGTCCATTAAGCAGCAGTTGAATTTAGGCAGTTTCTGTTGTATCAAACGACTTCAGTCATTAACGTGTGATAGAGCTGTATGGAAACACTTGAAATAGTCGAGTAAATAAAAACTAGAGCTGTGCAGAACAACTGATACAGAGATTAATCTCCATGTTttcactaaatatttaatatcgatattctggctctcaatatcgatatacctcccaacccctagggggcgttattataGAACCATTACTGCTCACAGTGAGGAAGAGCAGTGAGAAGAATCTGTGGAACGgctgacaggattttagaagctccttcgtccctaaaatcagacgtttgggaaCATTTCTGCTTTCTGTGATTCATTAAATGCTGTGAACcagatgatttattttcctgttaatgtATCAGTGTTTAATAAAATGGACATAAActtaatatttggctggttttgttgattgaatgactgagcattaatttgaaagtaataaatattgataatgGAATCagatcaaatcaagctgagctatagaGAATCTCATTGAATCGTGAGCTTTGTATGGAGAATCGTATCGGTTCATCCTAGATGACACCCAGCACTAATAAAACGATACTTTACAGGAGCAGCACTTAAACGTCAGAGTGGGAATATAACGCAGCCTGGTGCTCCATACGACAGAAACGAGCTGAAAAGGTGGAAATGACCATCGGCTTTAAGGCTGATTGTGGCGGCAGCCTCAGAGCGAGGGAGAGGCGTGTTAGAGGGAGAAAACATCAGAAAGCAGGAAGTCTGAGCTCCTGAAGCAGGAGGACCGGCTGTGAAGGCAGTCCACCTGAGAATGAGGAAGCAGAGGCAAAGCAAGCGTTTCTGCAGGGAGATCCTCTCTGACGCTGCAGCTTTCAATAAGACCACACGACGCAAAAATCAGAGCGAGCCAGGCCAGCGTCCAGATACAAAAACCTCTTAACTGGAGGTTAGGAGGTTTTTGACCTCCAGATCCAGGCAGCGCTCAGCTCTGGAGCGTTTGTTTAAACAGTTCAGAACTAGAGAGTGACTGATGAGGAATGCCATGAGGCGGCAGCGCTgctcagcatcaagacaaacaGGTTTGAGGAGCTGGAAATGTGCTGCCAGCCTTCAGCTTCCTGCTGTAGCTTTCACCACTTATCTAACTCACTGGTCTTAAAGTTTACAATAAGTTCACTGAAACGACGTTAAAGGTTACAAACTAAATCCAAACAGGCGGCTGCTACAGTTAGAGCTTATGAGGGTTATTATATTAATAGTATATTATAAATCATGATTTCTAGCTAAATTTACACCCGTTTTTCTCCTGATTGCTTGCAGGAGGAGAAAGAAGTTCTGCTTGACGTCGGCGACTCGGCGAGGTTTCAGCCGCAGGTCCTTCTGCTCTGGCTGGAAGGGAGACGAGAACAGAAGCGTGCTTTCTCCAACCATACCTTAAATCTATGAAAAATATCTTTCCTGCCGCCGTAAATCTGCAAtccagttttattgttttctgttttaaagctGTCATTCACAAGATTACCCAGAGTCCCTTTAAAAATTCATAACAAGCATACGGCTTCATTTCTAACTTATAACAAGGATTTCTAACTAGCATGTTTCAACATTGGCACACTTTTTAGCTGTATAAcattaataacaatataaatggcttttaacCTGACTTGTACCTGCAAAGAACTTTTAACTAGCTGTGAACctcatatggcaaaaataagatcaaaccattaatattaaaatatattaaagccAAACTTCAGTTACGTAcattttaggacttttttttagtattattaGTCATACTACTGACCACCGCTACAGggcaaacagcagggggtgctgttgtcacatttagcaggcctgtattttctggactaaTAAGTCCAGGCTTTGTGCCTTGGAACTTTATGGAATTACAGCTGGTTCAGacgctttttatttgtttttacaagcccagAAAAAGCTCTTTTCCACAGGCGCCATGCTGTTCCACGTCggctttattttgaaggacccCGCCTGGCTGCCGCAGGTTTAGGCTTGGCGGTATGCTGCTCCCTGGGCGTCTGGCATGGGTAGGACAACGGTCAACGGGGAGTTTACACGGGTCTGCGTGGTTAAACCTTTTCTAAAGACGATCCTGCGTGTACGGGAGTGTTTTTACAAGCGATGCGGGGGAGATGCTGGTTTTTATAAATACCCAGATACGTGTGTacgaggcct
It contains:
- the LOC105936520 gene encoding abl interactor 2 isoform X7, with protein sequence MAELQMLLEEEIPAGRSALLDSFTNLERVAEYCESNYVQSPDKQRALEETKNYTTQSLASVAYLINTLANNVLQMLDIQASQLRRMESSINHISQTVDIHKEKVARREIGILTTNKNTSRTHKIIAPANPERPVRYIRKPIDYSLLDDMGHGVKASAQNMKAGGGALPRTNPPTQKPPSPPMSGKGTLGRHSPFRTLEPVRPPVVPNDYVSSPTRNMPHPQQSPARTASVNQRNRTYSSGSSGGSHPSSSRSSSRENSGSGSVGVPIAVPTPAPPPVFPGAPQFYSMNRPVQQPQNPQVGGSLPFRRPSSVTGQPNAAHHNQSQLNGGPHFVQNPAVLAGSHAPPPPSMQITPQLPLMGFVARVQETISDVPPPPPPADEPVFEEPTPPPPPPEDYEDEEEEEESAVVEYTDPYAEEDPPWAPRSYLEKVVAIYDYTRDKEDELSFQEGAIIYVIKKNDDGWFEGVMNGTTGLFPGNYVESIMHYAD
- the LOC105936520 gene encoding abl interactor 2 isoform X2; this translates as MAELQMLLEEEIPAGRSALLDSFTNLERVAEYCESNYVQSPDKQRALEETKNYTTQSLASVAYLINTLANNVLQMLDIQASQLRRMESSINHISQTVDIHKEKVARREIGILTTNKNTSRTHKIIAPANPERPVRYIRKPIDYSLLDDMGHGVKASAQNMKAGGGALPRTNPPTQKPPSPPMSGKGTLGRHSPFRTLEPVRPPVVPNDYVSSPTRNMPHPQQSPARTASVNQRNRTYSSGSSGGSHPSSSRSSSRENSGSGSVGVPIAVPTPAPPPVFPGAAPPPPNTAKSPPNTATTPGPPPPVLDGPQQAPNPPVEIPPVPPPPPQLPASMAPTSTGPAPYGNPAQGAPQFYSMNRPVQQPQNPQVGGSLPFRRPSSVTGQPNAAHHNQSQLNGGPHFVQNPAVLAGSHAPPPPSMQITPQLPLMGFVARVQETISDVPPPPPPADEPVFEEPTPPPPPPEDYEDEEEEEESAVVEYTDPYAEEDPPWAPRSYLEKVVAIYDYTRDKEDELSFQEGAIIYVIKKNDDGWFEGVMNGTTGLFPGNYVESIMHYAD
- the LOC105936520 gene encoding abl interactor 2 isoform X4 — protein: MAELQMLLEEEIPAGRSALLDSFTNLERVAEYCESNYVQSPDKQRALEETKNYTTQSLASVAYLINTLANNVLQMLDIQASQLRRMESSINHISQTVDIHKEKVARREIGILTTNKNTSRTHKIIAPANPERPVRYIRKPIDYSLLDDMGHGVKWLQRFKASAQNMKAGGGALPRTNPPTQKPPSPPMSGKGTLGSGSSGGSHPSSSRSSSRENSGSGSVGVPIAVPTPAPPPVFPGAAPPPPNTAKSPPNTATTPGPPPPVLDGPQQAPNPPVEIPPVPPPPPQLPASMAPTSTGPAPYGNPAQGAPQFYSMNRPVQQPQNPQVGGSLPFRRPSSVTGQPNAAHHNQSQLNGGPHFVQNPAVLAGSHAPPPPSMQITPQLPLMGFVARVQETISDVPPPPPPADEPVFEEPTPPPPPPEDYEDEEEEEESAVVEYTDPYAEEDPPWAPRSYLEKVVAIYDYTRDKEDELSFQEGAIIYVIKKNDDGWFEGVMNGTTGLFPGNYVESIMHYAD
- the LOC105936520 gene encoding abl interactor 2 isoform X12, whose product is MAELQMLLEEEIPAGRSALLDSFTNLERVAEYCESNYVQSPDKQRALEETKNYTTQSLASVAYLINTLANNVLQMLDIQASQLRRMESSINHISQTVDIHKEKVARREIGILTTNKNTSRTHKIIAPANPERPVRYIRKPIDYSLLDDMGHGVKWLQRFKASAQNMKAGGGALPRTNPPTQKPPSPPMSGKGTLGSGSSGGSHPSSSRSSSRENSGSGSVGVPIAVPTPAPPPVFPGAAPPPPNTAKSPPNTATTPGPPPPVLDGPQQAPNPPVEIPPVPPPPPQLPASMAPTSTGPAPYGNPAQGAPQFYSMNRPVQQPQNPQVGGSLPFRRPSSVTGQPNAAHHNQSQLNGGPHFVQNPVSDVPPPPPPADEPVFEEPTPPPPPPEDYEDEEEEEESAVVEYTDPYAEEDPPWAPRSYLEKVVAIYDYTRDKEDELSFQEGAIIYVIKKNDDGWFEGVMNGTTGLFPGNYVESIMHYAD
- the LOC105936520 gene encoding abl interactor 2 isoform X3, yielding MAELQMLLEEEIPAGRSALLDSFTNLERVAEYCESNYVQSPDKQRALEETKNYTTQSLASVAYLINTLANNVLQMLDIQASQLRRMESSINHISQTVDIHKEKVARREIGILTTNKNTSRTHKIIAPANPERPVRYIRKPIDYSLLDDMGHGVKWLQRFKASAQNMKAGGGALPRTNPPTQKPPSPPMSGKGTLGRHSPFRTLEPVRPPVVPNDYVSSPTRNMPHPQQSPARTASVNQRNRTYSSGSSGGSHPSSSRSSSRENSGSGSVGVPIAVPTPAPPPVFPGAAPPPPNTAKSPPNTATTPGPPPPVLDGPQQAPNPPVEIPPVPPPPPQLPASMAPTSTGPAPYGNPAQGAPQFYSMNRPVQQPQNPQVGGSLPFRRPSSVTGQPNAAHHNQSQLNGGPHFVQNPVSDVPPPPPPADEPVFEEPTPPPPPPEDYEDEEEEEESAVVEYTDPYAEEDPPWAPRSYLEKVVAIYDYTRDKEDELSFQEGAIIYVIKKNDDGWFEGVMNGTTGLFPGNYVESIMHYAD